Proteins encoded in a region of the Panicum hallii strain FIL2 chromosome 3, PHallii_v3.1, whole genome shotgun sequence genome:
- the LOC112886011 gene encoding probable WRKY transcription factor 70, which yields MAAAAAPYAQVIEDMRRVRDLATQLQGLLRDSPEAGRLVDQILHAMSRAIETARAAAAAEEGSEGQSEVTCAGSGAGKRKAAGGGDKRAACRRRSQNSSIVTVTVKDIEDGHSWRKYGQKEIQNSKHPKAYFRCTHKYDQQCAAQRQVQRCDDDPDAFRVTYIGVHTCRDPAAVAPVVLHSADELHAGSRLISFAPNASATTASTTTTGNTSQQGDRKDAALLAGLRPLKLEAGAGAGEQEEVLSSLSPAGSSAAAEAARNAAATPGLQGDVTSGLQHCYGGGLADMAPFDDDTFDLDDLVGFGFDQGQDDF from the exons atggcggcagcggcggcgccgtACGCGCAGGTGATAGAGGACATGCGCAGGGTGCGGGACCTCGCCACGCAGCTGCAGGGGCTGCTCCGGGACTCGCCCGAGGCCGGCCGCCTCGTCGACCAGATCCTCCACGCCATGTCCCGCGCCATCGAGACGgccagggcggcggccgcggcggaggagggctccGAGGGGCAGAGCGAGGTCACATGCGCCGGCAGCGGCGCCGGCAAGAGGAAGGCCGCCGGAGGAGGGGACAAGAGGGCCGCCTGCCGGAGGAG ATCCCAGAATTCGTCCATTGTCACGGTGACCGTCAAGGATATTGAGGATGGGCACTCCTGGCGCAAGTACGGGCAGAAGGAGATACAAAACTCCAAGCATCCAAA GGCCTACTTCCGGTGCACGCACAAGTACGACCAGCAGTGCGCGGCGCAGCGGCAGGTGCAGCGCTGCGACGACGACCCGGACGCCTTCAGGGTAACCTACATCGGTGTCCACACCTGCCGGgaccccgccgccgtcgcgccggTCGTGCTCCACTCGGCTGACGAGCTCCACGCCGGCTCCCGCCTCATCAGCTTCGCGCCCAACGCCAGCGCCACCACGgccagcaccaccaccaccgggAACACCAGCCAGCAGGGCGACCGCAAGGACGCCGCGCTGCTGGCGGGCCTGCGGCCCCTGAAGCTagaggccggcgccggcgccggcgagcaggAGGAGGTGCTCAGCAGCCTGTCCCCCGCAGGGAGCTCGGCGgccgcggaggcggcgcggaacGCCGCCGCGACGCCCGGGCTCCAGGGGGACGTGACCTCCGGCCTGCAGCACTgctacggcggcggcctcgCCGACATGGCGCCCTTCGACGATGACACCTTCGACCTCGACGACCTTGTTGGGTTCGGATTCGATCAGGGACAAGATGATTTCTGA